Below is a genomic region from Sutterella megalosphaeroides.
CTCGTCGCCGACGCTCAGAAGCTCACGGACTGCCGCGACGCGGCCGTCGATCTTCTCGAAGAAGTGTCCGTTGCCCGCGGCAACTACTACCGCATGGCGCTTTACCAGGGCACCAAGGCCGACCGCGACGCGCGCAACTTCTACTACCGCTCCTACTCCGCGATGAAGGATCTCGCCCACGGTCTGCGCGACCAGGTGAGCGTCACGGAAAACTACGTGAAGAACAGCCACTCCGCGATGACGGGGCTCATGGCCGAAAATCTCAAGCAGATTTCCGCCGAACTCAATCGTCTCAAGGCGGACTTCACGACCGAACGCGCTCAGGCGCTCCTCACGCTCCTCGACAAGGCGCAAAGCGACTACCTCGTGCAGTCGAACGCCGAGTCGGTGTCTCTCCGCAAGAGCGAACTCTACCTCGGGAAGATCCTCTACACGCGCGAACTCGTGACGCGCTACCAGATGGTTAGCTTCCTCGAAGCGCGCCTCAACTTCCAAGCTTAATCTCGCTCGATCCGTCGGACTCGGCGCATACCTCCCGGCGAGGGAGCGCCGCGAGACCGAAATCGCAAAAGGCCTCGCTTTCCCGGAAGCGAGGCCTTTCTCTTTTTCCTGCTTTCGTGCGAATCGTTTCTCACACCGCCAGGCGGTAGCCCACGCCGATTTCGGTCACGAACCACTTCGGGCGCGCGGGATCGTCTTCGAGCTTCGTACGCAGGTGCTGCATGTAGATGCGAAGGTAGTGAGGCCGGTCCGCATAGGGCGACCCCCAGACCTGCTGCAAGAGGACGCGTTGCGTAAGGACCTTGCCGCGCGATTCGACGAGGACCTGCAGCAAACGGAATTCGAGCTTTGTGAGGTGAACGGATTCGCCTCGCTTCTTAACCGTGCGGGCGGCGAGATCCACCTCGACGTCTCCGATATGCACCACCGAGCCGTCGGCGCCCGCCACCGCCGTAAGCCCCCGGCGGCGCATCTGCGCGCGCACGCGAGCGAGAAGTTCCGCCATCCCGAAGGGTTTCGTGAGGTAGTCGTCCGCACCGAGGTCGAGCGCCTTCACTTTCTGGGCTTCCTCCGTACGAGCCGAAAGGACGATGATCGGCACGGCCGATTCGGCGCGCGCGCGGGCGATGATTTCGGAGCCGTCCCCGTCGGGAAGGCCCAGGTCGACGATCAGCAGGTCCGCGCGGCTCAGGCGCACGGCGCGCAGTCCCTCGCGGAGGGTCCCGGCGGACTCGGTCGTAAAACCTTCGCGCCTCAGGGCTTCTTCCACGAAGCGGGCGATGGCGGGTTCGTCTTCGACGACGACGGCATGCGGTTCGGCGGCGGTATTCGTTTCGGTCATGCGCGGGGCTCCTCGGGGGCTTTTGCGGGTGCGGGCGACTGATCGGGTTGAGCGATCTCGGACGGTTCGAGCGATTCGTGAGATTCGAGAGCTTCGATCGGCT
It encodes:
- a CDS encoding response regulator, whose product is MTETNTAAEPHAVVVEDEPAIARFVEEALRREGFTTESAGTLREGLRAVRLSRADLLIVDLGLPDGDGSEIIARARAESAVPIIVLSARTEEAQKVKALDLGADDYLTKPFGMAELLARVRAQMRRRGLTAVAGADGSVVHIGDVEVDLAARTVKKRGESVHLTKLEFRLLQVLVESRGKVLTQRVLLQQVWGSPYADRPHYLRIYMQHLRTKLEDDPARPKWFVTEIGVGYRLAV